One Thiocapsa sp. genomic window carries:
- a CDS encoding sel1 repeat family protein, which produces MRRIRSLADVFSRVSAGTIAAGITLLLGGCATTGPGTDPSAMYGQVSGTTDAPGATGYVIARLEDLTVVDCLLPGRLRKMGTTITWVGRPRPVKKTISDCEILGGQYVLFDRADFDTALAVWKFAAEQGDPTAQTYVGEIFERGLGRAPDYATAAQWYRKAAVQGSPRAQLRLGALYEKGLGVQRDPVEALDWFRQAAGLQKDKIVYLSQAVAEAKRRSPGSAPRLAATPRTAPPRSAPHSPPPVAATQPPPTDLARQPRIEPVTPLLPDVVQPAREELKQITAVVQTRNRELIRAESARDRAKEDIVLRSQETRLMDQARPAIRADRRLIDQYVALTQEAETQRVAAEGLERVLEVAAPVLAQQ; this is translated from the coding sequence ATGAGGCGCATCAGGTCGCTTGCAGATGTCTTCTCTCGCGTCTCGGCGGGGACAATCGCCGCCGGGATCACGCTGCTCCTCGGCGGTTGCGCGACCACCGGACCCGGCACCGACCCGTCCGCCATGTACGGGCAAGTCTCCGGGACGACGGACGCCCCTGGCGCGACCGGCTATGTCATCGCCCGGCTGGAAGATCTCACCGTCGTCGATTGTCTGCTGCCAGGGCGACTGCGCAAGATGGGGACAACCATCACCTGGGTCGGTCGCCCTCGCCCCGTCAAGAAGACCATCAGCGACTGCGAGATCCTCGGCGGTCAATACGTTCTCTTCGACCGTGCCGACTTCGACACCGCCTTGGCCGTCTGGAAGTTTGCCGCGGAACAGGGCGATCCCACCGCCCAAACCTATGTCGGCGAGATCTTCGAGCGCGGGCTGGGGCGCGCGCCCGACTACGCGACAGCGGCGCAATGGTATCGCAAGGCCGCTGTCCAGGGCTCGCCGCGGGCCCAGCTCCGGCTCGGCGCACTCTACGAGAAGGGTCTGGGCGTGCAGCGGGATCCCGTCGAGGCTCTGGACTGGTTTCGTCAGGCCGCCGGCCTTCAAAAGGACAAGATCGTCTATCTCTCCCAAGCCGTGGCGGAGGCGAAACGGCGCTCCCCGGGGTCTGCTCCTCGGCTCGCCGCCACACCGCGCACCGCACCGCCGCGATCGGCCCCGCACTCCCCGCCCCCGGTCGCAGCGACGCAACCACCTCCGACCGATCTCGCCCGGCAGCCCCGCATCGAGCCCGTGACGCCGCTGCTGCCGGACGTTGTCCAGCCCGCCCGAGAGGAGCTCAAGCAGATCACAGCGGTCGTGCAGACACGCAATCGGGAGCTGATCCGCGCCGAGAGCGCGCGTGATCGCGCCAAGGAGGACATCGTGCTCCGGAGTCAGGAGACCCGGCTCATGGATCAGGCTAGGCCGGCGATTCGCGCCGATCGCCGCTTGATCGACCAGTACGTCGCGCTCACCCAAGAGGCGGAGACGCAGCGTGTCGCGGCGGAGGGCTTGGAGCGGGTACTCGAGGTCGCCGCACCTGTGCTGGCACAACAGTAA
- the icmH gene encoding type IVB secretion system protein IcmH/DotU — protein sequence MTDDDPFSIPGDAGATVIRPIPGGRRSAAAPARGAPQPPPFSGVPPTWSALGQTAPVVNPLVSCAAGLLTIAAELRGTVAHPDPAGLREGLVRQVREFETCARAKGLVDAVVLPARYVLCALIDESVLDTPWGTESVWSHQGLLISFHNETWGGEKFFSALERLLAYPSGNLNLLELMYLCLALGFEGRYRARPDGRAQLERVREQLFQTIRTQRGDPDPELSLHWQGATVRRDPLIHQLPLWVFSAMAGLLLAGLFAFYSISLNRDSDPVFLSLSQLDRGLEVVVDRPRVPFSEAPAAATPDSPAPLTLRLLLAEEIAAGRLEVEDRPAGQTVIIRGDGLFASGSSSLTPGLMPLMRRIGEALARLPGTVLVTGHSDSVPIKTLRFPSNWHLSQERAERVMASLVEVVGDPSRFTAEGRADTEPRIPENPRDARNRRVEITLTGPRGGGRTTSDVASVRP from the coding sequence GTGACCGACGACGATCCTTTCAGCATACCCGGCGACGCCGGTGCGACCGTGATCCGTCCCATCCCCGGAGGGCGGCGTTCGGCTGCCGCACCGGCCCGAGGGGCTCCGCAGCCGCCGCCCTTCTCGGGTGTTCCCCCGACTTGGAGCGCGCTCGGGCAGACGGCGCCGGTCGTCAATCCGCTCGTGAGCTGTGCCGCGGGTCTCCTGACGATTGCCGCGGAGCTGCGCGGGACCGTCGCTCACCCCGATCCGGCCGGTCTGCGCGAGGGGCTCGTCCGCCAGGTGCGCGAGTTCGAGACCTGTGCCCGTGCCAAGGGGTTGGTGGATGCGGTCGTGTTGCCGGCACGCTATGTCCTCTGTGCCTTGATCGACGAATCCGTCCTGGATACGCCGTGGGGGACCGAGAGCGTCTGGAGCCATCAGGGGCTCTTGATCAGCTTCCACAACGAGACCTGGGGCGGGGAGAAGTTCTTCAGCGCGCTGGAGCGCTTGCTCGCCTATCCGAGCGGCAACCTGAATCTCTTGGAGCTCATGTATCTGTGCTTGGCGCTGGGCTTCGAGGGGCGCTATCGGGCGCGCCCGGACGGCCGCGCGCAGCTCGAACGGGTTCGCGAGCAGCTCTTTCAAACGATTCGCACGCAACGCGGCGACCCGGACCCCGAGCTTTCGCTGCATTGGCAGGGGGCGACGGTGCGGCGGGATCCGCTGATCCACCAGCTGCCCCTCTGGGTCTTCTCCGCGATGGCCGGCCTGCTTCTCGCCGGGCTCTTCGCCTTCTACAGCATCTCGCTCAACCGTGATTCGGACCCCGTCTTCCTCTCGCTCAGTCAACTCGACCGCGGGTTGGAGGTGGTGGTGGATCGTCCCAGGGTTCCCTTCTCCGAGGCGCCGGCAGCTGCGACGCCGGACTCGCCCGCACCCCTGACCTTGCGTCTCCTGCTTGCCGAGGAGATCGCCGCCGGGCGTTTGGAGGTGGAGGACCGTCCCGCGGGCCAGACCGTCATCATCCGCGGCGACGGACTCTTCGCCTCCGGCAGCAGCAGCTTGACGCCGGGCTTGATGCCACTGATGCGTCGAATCGGCGAGGCATTGGCCCGTCTGCCCGGTACGGTCCTGGTGACGGGGCACTCCGACAGCGTTCCGATCAAGACGCTGCGCTTCCCTTCGAACTGGCATCTCTCGCAGGAACGTGCAGAGCGCGTTATGGCGTCGCTCGTGGAGGTCGTCGGCGACCCGTCGCGCTTCACTGCCGAGGGACGCGCCGATACCGAGCCACGAATCCCCGAGAATCCGCGGGATGCCCGCAACCGGCGGGTCGAGATCACCTTGACGGGGCCACGCGGCGGGGGACGTACGACCTCCGACGTGGCCAGTGTGCGGCCATGA
- the tssK gene encoding type VI secretion system baseplate subunit TssK: MWDNKVLWSEGLFLQPHHFQQHDRYLEHLIGAKAGLGVPYPWGLSRMEIDTEMLGIGKLMLSEVAGVLPDGTPFDAPASDPLPQPLQLDESTSGQTLYLALPLRRPGAAESGGAEQPETGLRYRLGELKVRDNALGSDTETSVEVGRLDLRLMLEREARDGFACCGVARVLECRADREVVLDRAYIPPCIDYRVGRRLADFIEELSGLLHRQAESRAGRVRGVGRGGVSDWADFLLLQLMNRAEPVALHLMQVRGLHPEAIYRHLLGLAGELATFASETKRPPEFPPYRHDDLDATFSPLIERLREYLGREYVERAIAIPIQERQFGFRVALVADRSLLPAARFVLAAQASLDSQTLRNRFPAQCKVGPVERIQELVKLALPGIALKPMPTPPLEIPYHAGFDYFELDRSAEFWKQLSAGGGFGMHIGGEFPGLELELWAIRE, from the coding sequence GTGTGGGACAACAAGGTACTCTGGTCCGAAGGTCTCTTCCTTCAGCCGCATCATTTCCAACAGCACGATCGCTATCTCGAGCATCTGATCGGGGCCAAGGCGGGCCTCGGGGTGCCCTATCCCTGGGGCCTGTCCCGGATGGAGATCGACACCGAGATGCTGGGTATCGGCAAGCTCATGCTGAGCGAGGTCGCGGGGGTTCTGCCGGATGGCACGCCGTTCGATGCCCCCGCGAGCGACCCCCTTCCGCAACCGTTGCAGCTCGATGAGTCGACGTCGGGCCAGACCCTTTATCTCGCCTTGCCCTTGCGCCGCCCGGGCGCGGCCGAGAGCGGCGGCGCGGAGCAGCCGGAGACCGGCCTGCGCTATCGCCTCGGCGAGCTCAAGGTGCGCGACAACGCCCTGGGTTCGGACACCGAGACGTCGGTCGAGGTCGGGCGGCTCGATCTGCGCTTGATGCTCGAGCGCGAGGCCCGCGACGGATTCGCCTGTTGCGGCGTGGCGCGGGTGCTCGAGTGTCGCGCGGATCGCGAGGTGGTGCTCGATCGCGCCTATATCCCGCCCTGCATCGACTACCGGGTCGGCCGACGTCTCGCCGATTTTATCGAGGAGCTGAGCGGTCTCCTGCACCGTCAGGCCGAGTCGCGCGCCGGACGCGTGCGCGGAGTGGGGCGCGGCGGGGTCTCGGATTGGGCCGATTTCCTGCTGCTGCAGCTGATGAATCGCGCGGAGCCGGTCGCGCTGCATCTGATGCAGGTTCGGGGACTGCATCCGGAGGCGATCTACCGCCACCTGCTCGGACTGGCCGGAGAGCTGGCGACCTTCGCGAGCGAGACCAAGCGTCCGCCCGAGTTTCCGCCCTACCGGCACGATGACCTGGACGCGACCTTCTCGCCGCTGATCGAGCGTTTGCGCGAGTATTTAGGTCGCGAGTATGTCGAGCGCGCCATCGCCATCCCGATTCAGGAACGCCAATTCGGATTCCGCGTCGCGCTGGTGGCCGACCGCTCGTTGTTGCCGGCCGCGCGGTTCGTGCTTGCCGCACAGGCGAGCCTTGACTCGCAGACCTTGCGCAACCGGTTTCCCGCCCAGTGCAAGGTCGGCCCGGTCGAGCGGATCCAGGAGCTGGTCAAGCTCGCGTTGCCCGGGATCGCACTCAAGCCCATGCCCACGCCGCCTTTGGAGATTCCCTATCACGCCGGCTTCGACTATTTTGAACTGGACCGAAGCGCTGAATTCTGGAAGCAGTTGAGCGCGGGAGGCGGCTTCGGGATGCATATCGGCGGGGAGTTCCCGGGATTGGAGCTCGAGCTCTGGGCTATCCGCGAGTAA
- the tssJ gene encoding type VI secretion system lipoprotein TssJ, with the protein MAHMPPRGLPRSVVSVLGVWILMIGIGLLPGCAAKPEKPAPMLSLEIEATADVNLGPGGNPLPVVVRVYALKGQGTFMTADFYSLFDNESAVLGPDLIAREELTLRPGERREITRPLAPEAAYIGVVAAYRDIDRSRWRAATALTPDTNNAIRIVVAAEAISAYPR; encoded by the coding sequence ATGGCCCACATGCCCCCGCGCGGACTGCCGCGCAGCGTCGTTTCCGTGCTCGGTGTCTGGATCCTGATGATCGGTATCGGTCTGCTCCCCGGCTGCGCCGCAAAGCCGGAGAAGCCCGCCCCCATGCTGAGTCTGGAGATCGAGGCGACCGCCGACGTGAATCTCGGACCCGGCGGCAATCCGCTGCCGGTCGTCGTGCGGGTCTATGCGCTCAAGGGGCAGGGCACCTTCATGACCGCGGACTTCTACAGCCTGTTCGACAACGAGTCGGCGGTGCTGGGGCCGGATCTGATCGCGCGCGAGGAGCTTACCCTGAGGCCGGGAGAGCGCCGGGAGATCACCCGGCCGTTGGCGCCCGAGGCGGCCTACATCGGTGTGGTGGCGGCCTATCGCGACATCGATCGCAGCCGCTGGCGCGCCGCGACCGCGCTCACCCCGGATACGAACAACGCCATCCGGATCGTCGTTGCCGCAGAGGCCATCTCGGCCTATCCCCGATAG
- the tagH gene encoding type VI secretion system-associated FHA domain protein TagH → MELTLRLIDRSGHAGVPTELRMTSGAATLGRARDNDLVLDDPERVVSGRHALIEVRDSGVWITDTSRNGTFLNQATEPLPTHQPMSLHNGDRLAIGAYELLVSIASSMPETAARDRDPFGDLANSALPGLSKPGPRTDILDLLNAGDGAEPRIDSLDAATPHLVDDPFADASPLDSRLAAGRKEAPPKGVSHQTPVENVYFRPPEIQAIPDNYDILNDVWAAPPEDAPQSGESVPSTPPDSSSTSSSAASPLDASAESSVPQGPARSAPAFEEDPFSRADPVAPATSPSPMQVPRADARPISAAQPLGQEARSTDTAALVDAFIEGLGAGDGARVDQPEELMRNAGALLRALAAGLTLTMMGRAQFKSELRLGVTTIRPAENNPFKFSADPDDLLDRLLFRPSPGFLPAVPAAREAFDDIRAHEMAMTAGLQAALRALLARFEPAELERRLTARSRLEEMLPMVRKSRYWDLFTEAYEEVAADAAEDFMRLFGDAFTKAYREQIQRLDRARGRQGG, encoded by the coding sequence ATGGAGTTGACGCTTCGCCTCATCGATCGCAGCGGTCATGCCGGCGTGCCGACGGAGCTTCGAATGACCTCCGGCGCCGCGACCCTCGGCCGCGCTCGTGACAATGACTTGGTTCTCGATGATCCGGAGCGCGTCGTGTCCGGCAGGCATGCATTGATCGAGGTGCGCGACAGCGGCGTCTGGATCACGGATACCAGTCGCAACGGGACCTTTCTCAATCAGGCCACCGAGCCGTTGCCGACGCATCAACCGATGAGCTTGCACAACGGCGACCGCCTCGCCATCGGCGCTTACGAGCTTCTCGTGAGCATTGCCTCGTCAATGCCTGAAACGGCCGCGCGTGATCGCGATCCCTTCGGCGACCTCGCAAACAGTGCTTTGCCTGGTCTGTCCAAGCCCGGTCCCCGCACCGACATCCTGGATCTATTGAATGCGGGCGATGGCGCGGAGCCGCGGATCGACAGCCTCGACGCAGCGACACCACACCTGGTGGATGATCCCTTCGCCGATGCATCTCCATTGGATTCGCGGCTCGCGGCGGGGCGCAAGGAGGCTCCACCCAAAGGCGTGTCTCACCAAACGCCGGTCGAGAATGTCTATTTTCGGCCGCCCGAGATCCAAGCCATACCGGACAACTACGACATCCTGAACGATGTCTGGGCCGCTCCTCCCGAGGATGCGCCGCAGAGCGGTGAATCCGTGCCATCGACGCCGCCGGACTCGTCTTCGACCAGCTCCTCGGCAGCGAGTCCATTAGACGCGTCGGCGGAGTCTTCCGTGCCGCAAGGTCCAGCGCGCTCGGCGCCCGCCTTCGAGGAGGATCCATTCTCGCGTGCAGATCCCGTTGCGCCTGCGACGAGCCCCTCACCGATGCAGGTTCCCCGTGCCGACGCGCGCCCGATCTCCGCCGCACAGCCGCTCGGGCAAGAAGCGCGAAGCACGGACACGGCAGCGCTCGTGGATGCCTTCATCGAAGGGCTCGGGGCCGGCGATGGTGCGCGTGTGGATCAGCCCGAGGAGTTGATGCGCAATGCCGGAGCGCTGCTCAGAGCGCTGGCGGCGGGTCTAACCCTGACGATGATGGGGCGTGCACAATTCAAGAGCGAGCTGCGCCTGGGGGTCACAACGATTCGGCCGGCGGAAAACAACCCCTTTAAGTTCTCCGCCGATCCCGACGATCTGCTGGATCGGCTGCTGTTTCGCCCGAGCCCCGGTTTCCTGCCGGCCGTACCCGCCGCGCGCGAGGCCTTCGACGATATCCGTGCGCACGAGATGGCGATGACGGCCGGACTTCAGGCCGCGCTGCGCGCGCTCCTCGCACGTTTCGAGCCCGCGGAGCTCGAGCGCCGTTTGACGGCCCGGTCGCGGCTCGAAGAGATGCTTCCGATGGTGCGCAAGTCCCGCTACTGGGATCTCTTCACCGAGGCTTACGAGGAGGTGGCCGCGGATGCGGCGGAGGATTTCATGCGACTCTTCGGCGACGCCTTTACCAAGGCGTATCGGGAGCAGATCCAGCGCCTGGATCGGGCACGCGGACGACAGGGCGGTTGA
- a CDS encoding bifunctional serine/threonine-protein kinase/formylglycine-generating enzyme family protein — MTQTDQQTIPVGGMIDEFRVTRVLGAGNFGIVYECENIHLDETVAIKEFLPTELARRGEDGQIAPLSPATAEAFLWARDRFLQEARTLWNLARPVPHRNIVRVTGYREANGSAYMFMEFERGQPLSDLLEACGTLTFEQLRPIVAPLLDGLERVHAANVLHRDIKPANILIRPDGSPVLIDFGAARNVALSGETSVFTTYTPRYAAMEQHYPGGDQGPWTDIYGLGATLYRAVTGRTPKSASEQLLGHTQEPAAELCRGRYPDAFLRAIDAACALKPDDRPQSVSAWRAQLLSDVPSADAATVVMTKVSATDLTRFSASETTAQTSGETTGSVPDEAGPPPPDPSPRRPLLWFILTAVLAAVVGAGAWYWWSQQEMDPRVEPFAPHDRFSDPLRIGGAGPSMIAIPSGEFAMGSPVEEDGRNSDEARHAAVVSEPFAMSRTEITVGQFSEFTRAVDYRTEADRESACLRTDDEGIELVADLSLSWEKPGYPVTREHPVVCVTWNDARAYADWLGEQTGREYRLPTELEWEYAARATTTTSRHWGDNLEASCEFANTADETVLADADETRRIEGARSACRDGHLYAAPVATFHPNLFGLHDMLGNVAEWTCSVYDPVYGGGQTECLDATRRRGPAPIVIRGGSWLTSPALARSAARDGLPSNLGLNTIGFRVLATNRPWKVRTSVNTHGSADE, encoded by the coding sequence GTGACTCAAACAGATCAACAAACCATCCCCGTCGGCGGCATGATCGACGAGTTCCGTGTCACTCGTGTCTTGGGCGCGGGGAACTTCGGCATCGTCTACGAGTGCGAGAACATCCACCTCGACGAGACGGTCGCCATCAAGGAATTCCTGCCGACCGAGCTTGCGCGGCGCGGTGAGGACGGTCAGATCGCGCCGCTGTCGCCGGCTACCGCCGAGGCATTCCTCTGGGCTCGGGACCGGTTTCTCCAAGAGGCACGCACGCTCTGGAATCTCGCACGACCGGTGCCCCATCGCAACATCGTGCGGGTCACCGGCTACCGCGAGGCCAACGGCAGTGCCTATATGTTCATGGAGTTCGAGCGGGGACAACCGCTGTCGGATCTCCTGGAGGCATGCGGAACCCTGACCTTCGAGCAGCTGCGCCCGATCGTCGCGCCGCTGCTCGATGGCCTGGAACGTGTGCACGCGGCGAACGTCCTGCACCGCGATATCAAGCCCGCGAACATCCTGATCCGCCCGGACGGATCCCCGGTTCTGATCGACTTCGGCGCGGCCCGCAATGTCGCCCTGAGCGGGGAAACCTCGGTCTTCACGACCTATACGCCCCGCTATGCGGCCATGGAGCAGCACTATCCGGGCGGAGACCAGGGGCCCTGGACCGACATCTACGGGCTCGGGGCCACCCTGTACCGCGCGGTGACGGGCCGCACGCCCAAGAGCGCCTCGGAGCAGCTGCTCGGCCATACCCAGGAGCCTGCGGCGGAGCTCTGTCGCGGGCGCTATCCGGACGCCTTCCTGCGGGCCATCGATGCCGCCTGCGCGCTCAAGCCCGACGACCGCCCACAGTCCGTGAGCGCGTGGCGAGCGCAACTGCTTTCCGATGTGCCTTCCGCAGACGCTGCGACGGTCGTGATGACCAAGGTATCGGCGACGGATCTCACCCGTTTCTCGGCGTCTGAGACGACGGCGCAGACCTCCGGGGAAACGACCGGATCGGTCCCTGACGAGGCGGGCCCTCCGCCCCCGGATCCGTCGCCGCGCCGGCCTTTGCTGTGGTTCATCCTAACCGCGGTGCTCGCCGCAGTCGTCGGCGCCGGAGCTTGGTATTGGTGGAGCCAACAGGAGATGGATCCCCGAGTCGAGCCCTTCGCTCCGCATGACCGATTCTCGGATCCGCTCCGCATCGGAGGCGCGGGTCCGAGCATGATTGCAATTCCTTCCGGCGAATTTGCGATGGGCTCGCCTGTCGAAGAGGATGGCCGCAACAGCGATGAAGCGCGCCACGCCGCAGTGGTCAGCGAGCCCTTCGCCATGAGCCGGACCGAGATCACCGTCGGCCAGTTCTCGGAATTCACGCGGGCCGTCGACTATCGCACCGAGGCCGATCGCGAGAGTGCCTGCCTGCGCACCGACGATGAAGGAATCGAGCTCGTCGCCGACCTGAGTCTGTCCTGGGAGAAGCCCGGCTATCCGGTCACGCGGGAACATCCGGTCGTCTGCGTGACATGGAACGACGCCCGAGCCTATGCCGACTGGCTCGGCGAGCAAACCGGCCGCGAGTACCGTTTACCGACCGAGCTGGAATGGGAATACGCGGCGAGGGCCACCACGACAACCAGCCGTCATTGGGGCGACAACCTCGAGGCTTCATGCGAGTTTGCGAACACCGCCGATGAGACAGTGCTCGCGGACGCGGACGAGACGCGACGCATCGAAGGTGCAAGATCGGCCTGTCGCGACGGCCATCTCTATGCCGCGCCGGTCGCGACCTTTCATCCAAACCTGTTTGGACTTCACGACATGCTCGGCAATGTCGCGGAATGGACATGTTCGGTCTATGATCCTGTCTATGGCGGAGGCCAAACCGAATGCCTGGATGCGACAAGGCGACGCGGCCCTGCACCCATCGTGATCCGGGGCGGTTCCTGGTTGACCTCGCCCGCCTTGGCGCGATCAGCGGCGCGCGATGGACTACCTTCGAATCTGGGTCTCAATACGATCGGCTTCCGCGTCCTGGCGACCAATCGCCCGTGGAAAGTCCGAACGAGCGTAAACACGCACGGGAGTGCAGACGAATGA